The proteins below come from a single Gordonia sp. X0973 genomic window:
- a CDS encoding helix-turn-helix transcriptional regulator — protein sequence MATRAPDDLLPHLRRARDHADRNYAEPLDLAALAAVAGVSKFHFQRLFVATYGCSPAEHLSRRRIERAQDLLRATNLTITEVCTAVGFSSLGSFSSRFRELVGESPSEFRRRWSDGAPRIPSCFIFMAGLAERHGPAT from the coding sequence ATGGCGACACGGGCACCGGACGATCTGCTGCCCCATTTGCGCCGGGCCCGCGACCACGCCGATCGCAACTATGCCGAGCCGCTCGATCTCGCCGCTCTGGCAGCGGTGGCCGGGGTCAGCAAATTCCACTTCCAGCGGTTGTTCGTCGCCACCTACGGCTGCTCACCTGCCGAGCACCTGTCCCGTCGTCGCATCGAACGGGCCCAAGACCTGCTGCGCGCGACCAACCTGACCATCACCGAAGTGTGCACGGCCGTCGGGTTCTCCAGCCTCGGCTCGTTCAGCAGCAGGTTCCGGGAGTTGGTCGGCGAATCACCGTCGGAGTTCCGCAGACGCTGGTCCGACGGGGCGCCGCGCATCCCCAGCTGCTTCATCTTCATGGCCGGATTGGCCGAGCGGCACGGCCCCGCAACCTAG
- the guaA gene encoding glutamine-hydrolyzing GMP synthase: MTTSAPIRLAAVAQTSNASPRPVLVVDFGAQYAQLIARRVREARIYSEVIAHDAPIEEFRAKNPAALVLSGGPASVYADGAATLNPAILELGIPVFGICYGFQAMAQALGGIVANTGGREFGRTAMTCDGGVLHDGLGDSQPVWMSHNDAVQVAPDGFTVTGSTPGAPVAAFENVDAKMAGVQYHPEVLHSPHGQQVLTRFLYEIAGLQPTWTAANIAESLINDVRAQVGDDGLAICGLSGGVDSAVAAALVQRAIGDRLTCVFVDHGLLRAGEREQVQTDFVAATGARLVTVDAADTFLSELAGQSDPETKRKIIGREFIRSFEGAVTDVLGDQAASGKKVDYLVQGTLYPDVVESGGGSGTANIKSHHNVGGLPDDLEFKLVEPLRLLFKDEVRAVGRELGLPEEIVNRQPFPGPGLAIRIVGEVTKERLELLRKADAIAREELTAAGLDGQIWQCPVVLLADVRSVGVQGDSRTYGHPIVLRPVSSEDAMTADWTRIPYEALETISTRITNEVPEVNRVVLDVTSKPPGTIEWE, from the coding sequence ATGACGACCTCGGCGCCCATTAGACTGGCCGCCGTGGCCCAGACTTCCAATGCCAGCCCGCGTCCCGTCCTCGTCGTCGATTTCGGTGCTCAATACGCGCAGTTGATCGCACGGCGCGTGCGCGAAGCGCGGATCTACTCCGAGGTGATCGCCCACGACGCCCCGATCGAGGAGTTCCGGGCCAAGAACCCCGCGGCACTCGTCCTCTCCGGCGGCCCCGCGTCGGTCTACGCCGACGGTGCCGCGACGCTCAACCCGGCGATCCTGGAGCTCGGCATCCCAGTCTTCGGCATCTGCTACGGCTTCCAGGCGATGGCCCAGGCCCTCGGCGGCATCGTCGCCAACACCGGCGGCCGCGAATTCGGCCGCACCGCGATGACCTGCGACGGCGGCGTCCTCCACGACGGCCTCGGAGACAGCCAGCCGGTGTGGATGAGCCACAACGACGCGGTGCAGGTCGCGCCCGACGGGTTCACCGTCACCGGTTCGACGCCCGGCGCGCCGGTGGCCGCCTTCGAGAATGTCGACGCCAAGATGGCCGGCGTCCAGTACCACCCCGAGGTGCTGCACAGCCCGCACGGCCAGCAGGTGCTCACGCGGTTCCTCTACGAGATCGCGGGTCTCCAGCCGACGTGGACGGCCGCCAACATCGCCGAGTCGTTGATCAACGACGTCCGCGCCCAGGTCGGCGACGACGGACTGGCCATCTGCGGCCTCTCCGGCGGCGTCGACTCGGCGGTCGCGGCGGCGCTGGTCCAGCGCGCCATCGGCGACCGTCTGACCTGTGTCTTCGTCGACCACGGCCTGCTGCGCGCCGGTGAGCGCGAGCAGGTCCAAACCGACTTCGTCGCCGCGACCGGCGCTCGCCTGGTCACCGTCGACGCCGCGGACACCTTCCTCTCCGAATTGGCCGGCCAGTCCGATCCGGAGACGAAGCGCAAGATCATCGGCCGCGAGTTCATCCGTTCCTTCGAGGGTGCCGTCACCGATGTCCTGGGCGATCAGGCCGCCTCCGGCAAGAAGGTGGACTACCTCGTCCAGGGCACCTTGTACCCCGACGTCGTCGAATCCGGCGGCGGCTCCGGCACCGCCAACATCAAGAGCCACCACAACGTCGGCGGCCTGCCCGACGACCTCGAGTTCAAACTGGTCGAGCCCCTGCGCCTGCTGTTCAAAGACGAGGTGCGGGCCGTCGGCCGCGAACTCGGGCTGCCCGAGGAGATCGTCAACCGGCAGCCGTTCCCCGGGCCCGGCCTGGCCATCCGCATCGTCGGCGAGGTGACCAAGGAGCGTCTCGAACTGCTCCGCAAGGCCGATGCCATCGCGCGCGAGGAACTCACCGCTGCCGGACTCGACGGCCAGATCTGGCAATGCCCCGTCGTCCTGCTCGCCGATGTGAGAAGCGTTGGCGTGCAGGGTGATTCGCGGACCTACGGGCATCCGATCGTGTTGCGCCCGGTCTCCAGCGAGGACGCCATGACCGCTGATTGGACCCGTATCCCCTACGAGGCCCTCGAAACCATCTCCACCCGGATCACCAACGAGGTCCCCGAGGTCAACCGCGTCGTCCTCGACGTCACCAGCAAGCCGCCGGGGACCATCGAGTGGGAGTAG